A window from Dama dama isolate Ldn47 chromosome 11, ASM3311817v1, whole genome shotgun sequence encodes these proteins:
- the IL1B gene encoding interleukin-1 beta, which produces MATVPEPINEMMAYYSDENELLFEADGPKQMKSCIQHLDLGSMEVGNIQLQISHQLYNKSFRQVVSVIVAMEKLRNSAYAHVFHDDDLRNVLSFIFEEEPVIFETSSDEFLCDAAVQSVNCKLQDREQKSLVLASPCVLKALHLLSQEMSREVVFCMSFVQAEERDNKIPVALGIRDKNLYLSCVKKGDTPTLQLEEVDPKVYPKRNMEKRFVFYKTEIKDTVEFESVLYPNWYISTSQTEEKPVFLGHFRGGQDITDFRMETLSP; this is translated from the exons ATGGCAACTGTACCTGAACCCATCAACGAAATGATGGCTTACTACAG TGACGAGAATGAGCTGTTATTTGAGGCTGATGGCCCCAAACAGATGAAG AGCTGCATCCAACACCTGGACCTCGGCTCCATGGAAGTTGGAAACATCCAGCTGCAGATTTCTCACCAGCTATACAACAAAAGCTTCAGGCAGGTGGTGTCGGTCATCGTGGCCATGGAGAAGCTGAGGAACAGTGCCTACGCACATGTCTTCCATGATGATGACCTGAGGAACGTCCTTTCCTTCATCTTCGAAGAAG AGCCTGTCATCTTCGAAACGTCCTCTGACGAGTTTCTGTGTGACGCAGCCGTGCAGTCAGTAAACTGCAAACTCCAGGACAGAGAGCAAAAATCCCTGGTGCTGGCTAGCCCATGTGTGCTGAAGGCGCTCCACCTCCTCTCACAGGAAATGAGCCGAGAAG tgGTGTTCTGCATGAGCTTCGTGCAAGCAGAGGAAAGAGACAACAAGATTCCTGTGGCCTTGGGTATCAGGGACAAGAATCTATACCTGTCTTGTGTGAAGAAGGGTGATACGCCCACCCTGCAGCTGGAG GAAGTAGACCCCAAAGTCTACCCCAAGAGGAATATGGAAAAACGGTTTGTCTTCTACAAGACAGAAATCAAGGATACAGTTGAGTTTGAGTCTGTCCTGTACCCTAACTGGTACATCAGCACTTCTCAAACTGAAGAAAAGCCCGTCTTCCTGGGACATTTTAGAGGCGGCCAGGATATAACTGACTTCAGAATGGAAACCCTCTCTCCCTAA